A DNA window from Drosophila virilis strain 15010-1051.87 chromosome 4, Dvir_AGI_RSII-ME, whole genome shotgun sequence contains the following coding sequences:
- the LOC6627687 gene encoding uncharacterized protein isoform X1, whose product MLQYTFTDEVTEFIIERVHAEEYLWNPANPLYKVRPMKNDFWVKLTEDINTKYKPNTPVTQADVCRKWNNLKSYYKYMYQKSALDDWKNKSKMDFLLQLITSRPGPNTSTRSSVSVCKLEISDESSFHTEDSFYANDIESPPVVTEWEKEQEEVPAATKPASTSFPDTTSAANAESPQSAKRARASNDGALNITAVNSIAPAVERSTSEPSELFHYGNFIVQSITRLDRDLQIKAKKLLTNVVLDLETEQMSRDMANK is encoded by the exons CCAGCGAACCCTCTATACAAGGTGAGGCCCATGAAGAACGATTTCTGGGTGAAATTGACCGAGGACATTAACACCAAATACAAGCCAAATACCCCAGTAACACAAG CGGATGTGTGCAGAAAATGGAACAATCTGAAATCCTATTACAAGTATATGTATCAAAAAAGTGCACTTGATGATTGGAAGAATAAATCCAAGATGGATTTTCTGCTACAGTTGATTACTTCCAGGCCTGGTCCAAATACCTCAACCAGAAGCAGCGTTAGCGTATGT AAATTGGAGATATCGGACGAGAGTAGCTTTCACACCGAAGACTCATTCTATGCAAACGATATTGAGAGCCCGCCCGTCGTAACCGAGTGGGAGAAGGAACAGGAGGAAGTACCCGCCGCAACAAAACCCGCTTCAACCAGTTTCCCCGATACGACCTCTGCAGCAAATGCTGAATCGCCGCAATCGGCAAAAAGAGCGCGTGCCTCCAATGATGGCGCCTTGAATATTACCGCAGTTAATAGCATAGCACCAGCCGTGGAGAGGAGCACGTCGGAGCCCAGCGAGCTGTTTCATTATGGCAACTTCATCGTACAGAGCATAACACGCCTGGATCGGGATCTCCAGATAAAGGCAAAGAAACTATTGACAAATGTTGTTTTGGATTTAGAGACGGAGCAAATGTCAAGGGATATGGCCAACAAATAG
- the LOC6627687 gene encoding uncharacterized protein isoform X2: MLQYTFTDEVTEFIIERVHAEEYLWNPANPLYKVRPMKNDFWVKLTEDINTKYKPNTPVTQADVCRKWNNLKSYYKYMYQKSALDDWKNKSKMDFLLQLITSRPGPNTSTRSSVSKLEISDESSFHTEDSFYANDIESPPVVTEWEKEQEEVPAATKPASTSFPDTTSAANAESPQSAKRARASNDGALNITAVNSIAPAVERSTSEPSELFHYGNFIVQSITRLDRDLQIKAKKLLTNVVLDLETEQMSRDMANK; this comes from the exons CCAGCGAACCCTCTATACAAGGTGAGGCCCATGAAGAACGATTTCTGGGTGAAATTGACCGAGGACATTAACACCAAATACAAGCCAAATACCCCAGTAACACAAG CGGATGTGTGCAGAAAATGGAACAATCTGAAATCCTATTACAAGTATATGTATCAAAAAAGTGCACTTGATGATTGGAAGAATAAATCCAAGATGGATTTTCTGCTACAGTTGATTACTTCCAGGCCTGGTCCAAATACCTCAACCAGAAGCAGCGTTAGC AAATTGGAGATATCGGACGAGAGTAGCTTTCACACCGAAGACTCATTCTATGCAAACGATATTGAGAGCCCGCCCGTCGTAACCGAGTGGGAGAAGGAACAGGAGGAAGTACCCGCCGCAACAAAACCCGCTTCAACCAGTTTCCCCGATACGACCTCTGCAGCAAATGCTGAATCGCCGCAATCGGCAAAAAGAGCGCGTGCCTCCAATGATGGCGCCTTGAATATTACCGCAGTTAATAGCATAGCACCAGCCGTGGAGAGGAGCACGTCGGAGCCCAGCGAGCTGTTTCATTATGGCAACTTCATCGTACAGAGCATAACACGCCTGGATCGGGATCTCCAGATAAAGGCAAAGAAACTATTGACAAATGTTGTTTTGGATTTAGAGACGGAGCAAATGTCAAGGGATATGGCCAACAAATAG
- the LOC6627686 gene encoding male-specific sperm protein Mst84Da, whose amino-acid sequence MCGGGCGPCGGCGPCGGCGPCNHWPCCGPHSPPCGAPSPIPCSPAPGVCCPPLPEGGIPDPRVWNCWNTPPTYPCGF is encoded by the exons ATGTGCGGAGGTGGTTGTGGTCCATGCGGAGGCTGTGGTCCCTGCGGAGGCTGTGGTCCATGTAATCATTGGCCATGTTGTGGCCCGCACAGTCCGCCATGCGGTGCGCCTTCACCCATCCCTTGCTCGCCTGCGCCAGGCGTCTGTTGTCCACCACTGCCCGAGGGTGGCATTCCCGACCCACGTGTCTGGAATTGTTGGAATACACCACCAACCTATCCAT GTGGCTTTTGA
- the LOC6627653 gene encoding uncharacterized protein: MSSFKFLERSCCYCCPTRYLRRKDNAPCVWCAPCKAHCYNTPPKCCC, encoded by the exons ATGTCGTCGTTCAAGTTTTTGGAACGCAGCT GCTGCTACTGTTGTCCCACTCGCTACTTGAGAAGGAAAGACAATGCACCCTGTGTTTGGTGCGCACCATGCAAGGCTCACTGCTACAACACGCCgccaaaatgttgttgctaG
- the Daao2 gene encoding D-amino acid oxidase: MMKVAVIGAGVNGVASALKILEHYQAEKRLNVQVSIISEEFTPNTTGDGSAGLWGPFLLSGTEKSKIYQWSKSMHNFLEKIWLSEDAGEAGVCLLPCVRLSTDPNVSVEDFWRDIVYGAVDLTPEQLAVYNKNRDVKFTSGLSFVTYTSEPLKLLPYLTKRFVRKGGRVEQQKVTDLESFVRDSPYDVIVNCTGLGSRQLLNDDNMYAVRGQVSRIKANWVFAAILDESDDGNYIIPNTESVVLGGTHQEKDYNTKVSDVDKRFIIDGCRRLMPGLVHTQHLFDWVGLRPGRVQVRLESERRGRKLLIHNYGHGGSGVTLCEGCADDVLSLLLAAKLNSKL, encoded by the exons ATGATGAAAGTAGCTGTTATCGGGGCGGGTGTGAACGGTGTGGCGAGTGCACTCAAAATCTTGGAGCATTATCAGGCTGAAAAAAGACTGAATGTGCAGGTCAGCATAATATCGGAAGAATTTACGCCCAATACGACGGGCGATGGCTCGGCAGGACTTTGGGGTCCCTTCCTGCTGAGTGGCACAGAGAAGTCCAAGATCTA CCAATGGTCCAAGAGCATGCACAACTTTCTCGAGAAGATATGGCTAAGTGAGGATGCGGGCGAGGCGGGTGTTTGCCTGCTGCCCTGCGTCCGTCTGAGCACGGATCCCAATGTCAGCGTCGAGGATTTCTGGCGCGACATTGTCTACGGCGCAGTGGATCTGACGCCCGAACAACTAGCTGTTTATAATAAGAACAGAGACGTCAAATTTAC GTCGGGCCTCTCCTTTGTTACGTACACCTCGGAGCCGCTCAAGTTGCTGCCCTACCTGACGAAACGCTTTGTGCGCAAGGGTGGACGAGTTGAGCAGCAGAAGGTCACAGATCTGGAAAGCTTTGTCAGAGACTCGCCATACGACGTGATTGTCAACTGTACAGGTCTCGGCTCCAGGCAGCTGCTGAACGATGACAACATGTATGCCGTGCGTGGTCAAGTGAGCCGCATCAAGGCCAACTGGGTGTTCGCCGCCATCCTGGACGAAAGCGACGATGGCAACTATATCATACCCAA CACTGAGTCTGTGGTGCTGGGCGGTACCCACCAGGAAAAGGACTACAACACCAAGGTCTCCGATGTGGATAAGCGTTTCATTATCGATGGTTGTCGCCGCCTGATGCCAGGCCTAGTCCACACCCAGCACCTTTTCGACTGGGTTGGCCTGCGTCCGGGTCGAGTCCAGGTGCGCCTCGAATCGGAGAGGCGTGGCCGGAAGCTGCTCATACACAACTACGGACATGGTGGCAGCGGCGTCACCTTGTGCGAGGGCTGTGCCGACGATGTCCTCAGCCTGTTGCTGGCTGCCAAACTGAACTCAAAGTTGTAG
- the LOC6627651 gene encoding uncharacterized protein isoform X1 produces the protein MDDERPLQYDIKWDVWEGKPITDINFKHYGIVIEFMWENSFLQSIVYEGLGLHELAEMKGIYTDYCRHILRNECSVMMMNESETRIEAVALLEWMTEAWHSWVFLPSFVAKGLFQKLIDLKEQLMADTKKNLNLDNLDCLMVHEIGFPSDLYEDQDFAMCMFDVFGMVAQHMHMPRVCFIALTSKDQYEAELAEYTELGRSIYSIYKAEGNHRPFDCLRDLDEMYALLYVLPLDPILHYMEWPGFEAFHAALKAKEQKEKEEEQMRLNEF, from the exons ATGGATGATGAACGCCCATTGCAATACGATATCAAATGGGATGTATGGGAGGGCAAGCCCATAACAGACATTAACTTCAA GCATTACGGCATCGTTATTGAGTTTATGTGGGAGAATTCATTTCTACAGAGCATCGTATATGAGGGACTGGGTCTGCATGAGTTGGCGGAAATGAAGGGTATATATACGGATTATTGTAGGCATATCTTACGCAACGAGTGCTCCGTGATGATGATGAACGAGAGTGAAACCCGGATTGAAGCCGTGGCCCTACTTGAGTGGATGACTGAAGCTTGGCATTcctg GGTTTTTCTGCCCTCATTTGTTGCGAAGGGCCTCTTCCAGAAGTTGATTGACTTGAAGGAACAGCTCATGGCCGACACCAAGAAGAACCTAAATTTGGATAACTTAGATTGCCTGATGGTGCACGAAATTGGCTTTCCAAGCGATTTGTATGAAGACCAGGATTTCGCAATGTGCATGTTCGACGTCTTCGGCATGGTAGCCCAGCACATGCACATGCCACGCGTCTGCTTCATTGCACTGACCTCCAAGGACCAGTATGAAGCTGAATTGGCCGAGTATACAGAATTGGGCAGATCGATCTACTCCATTTATAAGGCTGAAGGCAATCATCGGCCATTCGATTGTCTGCGCGACCTGGATGAAATGTACGCCCTGCTCTATGTGCTGCCTCTGGATCCGATATTACATTATATGGAATGGCCCGGATTTGAGGCCTTCCATGCAGCTCTAAAGGCAAAAGAGCAAAAGGAGAAAGAGGAGGAGCAGATGCGACTAAATGAATTCTGA
- the LOC6627651 gene encoding uncharacterized protein isoform X2 has translation MWENSFLQSIVYEGLGLHELAEMKGIYTDYCRHILRNECSVMMMNESETRIEAVALLEWMTEAWHSWVFLPSFVAKGLFQKLIDLKEQLMADTKKNLNLDNLDCLMVHEIGFPSDLYEDQDFAMCMFDVFGMVAQHMHMPRVCFIALTSKDQYEAELAEYTELGRSIYSIYKAEGNHRPFDCLRDLDEMYALLYVLPLDPILHYMEWPGFEAFHAALKAKEQKEKEEEQMRLNEF, from the exons ATGTGGGAGAATTCATTTCTACAGAGCATCGTATATGAGGGACTGGGTCTGCATGAGTTGGCGGAAATGAAGGGTATATATACGGATTATTGTAGGCATATCTTACGCAACGAGTGCTCCGTGATGATGATGAACGAGAGTGAAACCCGGATTGAAGCCGTGGCCCTACTTGAGTGGATGACTGAAGCTTGGCATTcctg GGTTTTTCTGCCCTCATTTGTTGCGAAGGGCCTCTTCCAGAAGTTGATTGACTTGAAGGAACAGCTCATGGCCGACACCAAGAAGAACCTAAATTTGGATAACTTAGATTGCCTGATGGTGCACGAAATTGGCTTTCCAAGCGATTTGTATGAAGACCAGGATTTCGCAATGTGCATGTTCGACGTCTTCGGCATGGTAGCCCAGCACATGCACATGCCACGCGTCTGCTTCATTGCACTGACCTCCAAGGACCAGTATGAAGCTGAATTGGCCGAGTATACAGAATTGGGCAGATCGATCTACTCCATTTATAAGGCTGAAGGCAATCATCGGCCATTCGATTGTCTGCGCGACCTGGATGAAATGTACGCCCTGCTCTATGTGCTGCCTCTGGATCCGATATTACATTATATGGAATGGCCCGGATTTGAGGCCTTCCATGCAGCTCTAAAGGCAAAAGAGCAAAAGGAGAAAGAGGAGGAGCAGATGCGACTAAATGAATTCTGA